From a single Fulvivirga ulvae genomic region:
- a CDS encoding Na+/H+ antiporter subunit D — MTGMITLPILIPLVAIPFLLLIRNNRVRRIISISTTLTLIIISIDLLNTVRQEGIQVTNIGNWAAPIGIPIVIDLYSAIMLIMAAIIGFCISVYATKNIAEQQENHHFHPLFQALLLGVNGSFITGDIFNLFVWFEVMLMASFCLLILGNKRTQLEGAIKYITMSLISSFLFVAGIGLIYGETGTLNMADLARIIKEDDTMLMNTSAMLFFIAFGIKAAIFPFFYWLPASYHTPPIAISALFAGLLTKVGVYAMVRFFTLFFVHNNAFWHTLLLITSGVTMFIGVIMAASQNDIRRILSFHIISQIGYMIMGLGIFTPLAISGAIYFTFHNVIAKTNTFLVAGIVSSLKGSYHIKTLGGLYKHFPLVAFLFFIPAMALAGLPPLSGFFAKFILIKAGLESHQYLITFIALLVSIITLFSMIKIWSNAFWKKTPPHTSTANKKPAIRLVVPCVFLCCISIGMGIGADYCFKLTTHAAEQLLDSKHYVEAVLKTSNHENTR; from the coding sequence ATGACAGGAATGATAACATTGCCCATTTTAATACCGCTTGTCGCTATCCCCTTTCTGCTTCTTATAAGAAACAACAGGGTCAGGCGTATTATTAGCATTTCAACTACCTTGACACTAATAATAATATCCATTGATTTATTAAACACCGTTCGCCAGGAAGGTATTCAGGTAACCAACATTGGCAACTGGGCCGCTCCTATTGGTATTCCTATAGTCATAGACCTGTACAGTGCTATAATGTTGATTATGGCTGCCATAATTGGCTTTTGCATATCCGTCTATGCCACTAAAAATATTGCAGAACAGCAGGAAAACCATCATTTCCACCCATTGTTTCAGGCCTTGCTCCTTGGCGTAAACGGTTCTTTTATCACCGGCGATATTTTTAACCTTTTTGTTTGGTTTGAGGTCATGCTCATGGCTTCATTTTGTCTGTTAATTCTCGGCAATAAACGTACTCAGCTGGAAGGTGCCATAAAGTACATTACGATGAGCCTTATTTCGTCTTTTTTGTTTGTGGCAGGGATTGGTTTGATTTACGGTGAAACAGGCACGCTCAACATGGCAGACCTTGCCCGTATTATAAAAGAAGACGATACCATGTTGATGAATACGTCGGCGATGCTGTTTTTCATAGCTTTTGGTATCAAAGCCGCAATATTTCCGTTTTTCTACTGGCTTCCTGCATCATACCATACACCGCCAATTGCTATAAGTGCCTTATTCGCCGGGCTCCTTACTAAAGTAGGTGTGTACGCCATGGTTCGTTTTTTCACTTTGTTCTTTGTTCATAACAATGCTTTTTGGCACACACTTTTATTGATTACCTCCGGTGTCACCATGTTTATAGGAGTTATCATGGCCGCCTCACAAAATGACATCAGACGTATCCTTTCATTCCATATTATCAGCCAGATCGGCTACATGATCATGGGGCTCGGTATATTTACACCGCTGGCTATTAGCGGGGCCATTTACTTCACATTTCACAATGTAATAGCTAAAACAAATACTTTTCTGGTGGCAGGAATTGTCAGCAGCCTCAAAGGATCATATCATATAAAAACCCTTGGTGGGCTTTATAAACATTTCCCATTGGTAGCTTTCCTATTCTTTATACCTGCTATGGCATTGGCCGGCCTTCCTCCCCTTTCAGGTTTTTTTGCCAAATTTATACTGATAAAAGCCGGACTGGAAAGCCACCAGTATCTTATCACATTTATTGCACTTCTGGTCAGTATTATTACTTTGTTTTCAATGATAAAAATATGGAGCAATGCATTTTGGAAAAAAACACCGCCTCATACCAGCACGGCTAATAAAAAACCTGCGATAAGGTTGGTTGTACCCTGTGTATTTCTTTGCTGCATTAGTATAGGTATGGGCATTGGGGCCGATTACTGCTTTAAACTTACTACCCATGCTGCAGAACAATTACTGGATTCAAAACATTATGTAGAAGCAGTGCTGAAAACCTCGAATCATGAAAATACTCGTTAA
- a CDS encoding Na+/H+ antiporter subunit C, translating into MEIAFAIAIGVLYAVSVYLLLRRSIVKLILGIMLLSNATNLLLFTSGGLSKGQPAFIERGSEAPAPGMADPLPQALILTAIVIGFGIIAFTLVLTYKYYSKTGTEDLDQVKETDRFE; encoded by the coding sequence ATGGAAATAGCATTTGCAATAGCAATTGGAGTTCTATATGCCGTATCTGTATATTTACTATTGAGGCGGAGCATAGTAAAACTTATCCTCGGCATAATGCTCTTAAGTAATGCCACAAACCTGCTTTTGTTTACTTCCGGAGGCCTGAGCAAAGGCCAGCCTGCATTTATTGAAAGAGGAAGTGAAGCGCCTGCACCGGGAATGGCAGACCCCCTGCCTCAGGCATTAATTCTGACTGCTATAGTAATTGGTTTTGGTATCATTGCATTTACACTTGTGCTTACCTACAAATACTACAGCAAAACCGGAACGGAGGACCTTGACCAGGTAAAAGAAACCGATCGATTTGAATGA
- a CDS encoding MnhB domain-containing protein: MNSIILKITARYLKPVSIIFSIYVLLRGHNSPGGGFIAGLLAGSGILFYNLTYGIDAIRNTYVKPQTYLILGLVIILSSATMGFLFLKPLLTGIWHTLDLGFLELNLGTPLLFDAGIYLLVIGSLLTITSSIMEEIEWK; this comes from the coding sequence ATGAATTCTATAATATTAAAAATAACAGCCCGATATCTAAAACCGGTTTCCATAATATTTTCCATCTATGTTCTCCTCCGCGGCCACAATTCACCCGGGGGTGGTTTTATAGCCGGACTCCTTGCCGGCTCGGGTATACTTTTCTATAACCTCACCTACGGTATTGACGCCATCCGTAACACCTACGTTAAACCTCAGACTTATCTCATACTTGGTCTGGTTATTATTCTAAGCAGTGCTACTATGGGTTTCTTATTCCTCAAACCGCTGCTAACGGGGATCTGGCACACCCTTGATCTCGGTTTTCTTGAGTTGAATCTGGGCACTCCTTTGCTATTTGATGCTGGCATTTATCTGCTGGTAATAGGAAGTCTCTTAACCATTACGTCATCAATTATGGAGGAAATCGAATGGAAATAG